The Halalkalibacter krulwichiae genome has a segment encoding these proteins:
- a CDS encoding sodium:proton antiporter, which produces MIQRIISILSFSFSMYFVYKYRYRVLNAVLSRRMLRKVAVMMAMQIPFVRDKVLGSVLQFNRPQQNM; this is translated from the coding sequence ATGATACAGCGAATCATTTCAATTTTATCATTTAGCTTTTCAATGTATTTTGTTTATAAGTATCGCTATCGTGTACTTAATGCTGTATTGAGCCGTCGTATGCTTCGAAAAGTGGCTGTGATGATGGCTATGCAAATACCATTTGTTCGTGATAAGGTACTTGGTTCGGTCCTTCAATTTAACCGCCCTCAACAAAATATGTGA
- a CDS encoding rhomboid family intramembrane serine protease has product MEGLQQDYFFWRLIHHFVLNKNYRVLEQTRREVWLEDEEANPRRILRIVRRDLDFSSWLKRDVVESVEKFEHIRRQLRLRKLVGENMYVTDYPPVDSWDEMGKPFFESKKKRTTVHTVFIDYQQALTFELPTTPPCHSIEEMDLTIAHLKQQVRQVQAERDEKVKSLFFYGKPVATNILLMSIAVMFYLLETKGSSTSILTLIEFGAKFNPLILEGEWWRLVTAMFLHIGFLHVLMNSLALYYLGSAVERMYGTVRFIFIYFVAGLAGSVASFAFNEQVAAGASGAIFGLFGALLYFGVIHKKLFLRTMGKSVITILLINLIIGFSLPMVDNGAHIGGLLGGFLASSIVQLPRKRFVVKQLLSLSLTALFIYGLFWYGTINENKLSSPMIDLQIGQEYLQLEELEKAYPFLQRAVEQGADLPEATFLLAYLEAMFGNYSVAKELFLETIERRPEFDEAHYNLALIYMELGQIEDARASIERAVNLKRDETYLDLQKQLTN; this is encoded by the coding sequence ATGGAGGGATTACAACAAGATTATTTCTTTTGGCGGTTGATTCATCATTTTGTTCTTAATAAGAACTATCGTGTTCTTGAGCAAACTAGAAGAGAGGTTTGGCTCGAGGATGAAGAGGCTAATCCACGTCGTATATTGAGAATCGTTAGAAGGGACTTAGACTTTTCAAGTTGGTTAAAAAGAGACGTTGTGGAATCAGTAGAGAAATTTGAACATATTAGAAGACAACTACGTTTAAGAAAATTGGTTGGAGAGAATATGTATGTGACTGATTATCCACCAGTTGATTCATGGGATGAGATGGGTAAGCCGTTTTTTGAAAGCAAAAAAAAGCGAACTACCGTTCATACAGTATTTATTGATTATCAGCAAGCACTTACATTCGAACTTCCAACTACTCCTCCTTGTCACAGTATAGAAGAAATGGATTTAACGATTGCACACTTAAAGCAACAAGTACGTCAAGTTCAGGCTGAAAGAGACGAAAAGGTCAAGTCTTTGTTTTTTTATGGTAAACCTGTTGCTACGAATATATTGCTTATGAGTATTGCTGTAATGTTTTATTTATTGGAAACAAAAGGAAGCAGCACTTCGATATTGACGTTAATAGAATTTGGAGCAAAATTTAATCCTCTTATTCTCGAAGGGGAATGGTGGCGACTCGTTACTGCTATGTTTTTACATATAGGTTTTCTTCATGTATTGATGAACTCGTTAGCGTTGTATTATTTGGGTTCTGCTGTAGAAAGAATGTACGGTACAGTACGTTTTATTTTTATTTATTTTGTTGCTGGCTTAGCAGGTTCTGTTGCTAGCTTTGCCTTTAATGAGCAAGTAGCAGCTGGTGCATCAGGAGCTATATTTGGGTTGTTTGGAGCACTGTTATATTTTGGGGTTATTCATAAAAAGCTGTTTTTGCGTACGATGGGGAAAAGTGTAATAACGATTTTACTTATAAATTTAATCATTGGCTTTTCGTTGCCAATGGTTGATAACGGAGCACACATTGGAGGATTGCTAGGTGGTTTCCTTGCTTCAAGCATTGTGCAATTACCAAGAAAACGCTTTGTAGTAAAGCAACTATTATCGTTAAGTCTTACAGCTTTATTTATATATGGATTATTTTGGTATGGGACTATCAATGAAAATAAACTAAGTTCTCCAATGATTGACTTGCAAATAGGTCAAGAATATCTACAGTTAGAAGAATTAGAAAAAGCATACCCGTTTTTGCAACGGGCAGTTGAGCAAGGAGCAGACTTACCAGAAGCAACCTTTCTACTTGCTTATTTAGAAGCGATGTTCGGCAATTATTCAGTTGCGAAAGAATTGTTTCTAGAAACAATTGAAAGAAGGCCAGAGTTTGATGAGGCTCATTACAACCTTGCTCTCATATACATGGAGCTAGGTCAAATCGAGGATGCCCGCGCATCAATTGAGCGAGCTGTTAATCTCAAGCGAGATGAAACATACCTCGATTTACAAAAACAATTAACTAACTAA
- a CDS encoding spore germination protein: protein MSNKNIKNPVTIIYEDNVEFIKRELDVDTSFDLIHLELEHGDREMSLFLVDGFGKDQALTQIQRELLRITDTDLAKRPLEKLIKHYIPYVEIETTDDLDNVVDQVLAGPAALVVEGLDQIILIDTREYPVRGPEEPDTEKVIRGSKDGFVETLVMNAALIRRRIRDRTMRVEYVQVGRRSKSDLAITYIADIADKEYVEKIKQALEKLDTDGLPMGDKTVEEFIFGHNYNPYPMVRYTERPDVAASHLFEGHVIIMVDGSPSVMISPTTFWHHMQHAEEYRQKPAIGVSLRLVRYLAVWASIFLIPIWYLLATNEQFRPEIVAFIGAEEEGTIPLYVQFLAAEVGIEMLRMAAIHTPNALATALGLVAALLIGEVAINVGLFSPEVVLYLAVAAVGTFATPSYEMSLANRMIRVGLLIATAIFGGPGLIVGSTIWLLILVHLKPLGTPYMWPFIPFNVSALRDVLFRTPMPLKKQRPSAIHPNDPDR, encoded by the coding sequence ATGAGCAATAAAAATATAAAAAATCCTGTTACGATTATTTACGAAGATAATGTTGAGTTTATTAAAAGGGAATTAGATGTTGATACAAGTTTCGATCTCATTCATTTAGAGCTCGAGCATGGCGATCGTGAGATGTCTCTCTTTTTAGTTGATGGCTTTGGAAAAGACCAAGCCTTGACTCAGATTCAAAGAGAACTTTTAAGGATAACAGATACTGATCTTGCAAAAAGACCACTTGAGAAGTTGATTAAGCACTATATTCCGTATGTTGAAATTGAAACAACGGATGATTTAGACAATGTCGTTGATCAAGTTCTTGCTGGGCCTGCTGCATTAGTAGTCGAAGGGCTAGATCAGATTATCTTAATTGATACTCGAGAATATCCTGTTCGTGGGCCGGAAGAGCCTGATACAGAGAAGGTCATTCGCGGTTCAAAGGATGGTTTTGTCGAGACTTTGGTCATGAATGCAGCACTTATTAGGCGTCGAATTCGCGATCGCACGATGAGGGTTGAGTATGTCCAGGTTGGGAGAAGGTCTAAATCTGACTTAGCCATTACATATATAGCAGATATTGCTGATAAAGAATATGTTGAAAAGATTAAACAAGCTCTTGAAAAGTTAGACACAGATGGGTTACCTATGGGCGATAAGACGGTCGAAGAGTTTATTTTTGGTCATAATTACAATCCTTACCCTATGGTTCGTTACACAGAAAGGCCAGATGTAGCTGCATCACATCTGTTTGAAGGACATGTGATAATTATGGTAGATGGATCACCGAGTGTGATGATTTCCCCAACTACTTTTTGGCACCATATGCAGCATGCGGAGGAATACCGTCAGAAACCGGCTATTGGAGTGAGTCTACGACTTGTTCGCTATTTAGCCGTATGGGCGTCTATTTTTTTAATCCCAATTTGGTATTTATTAGCGACTAATGAACAGTTTCGACCGGAAATAGTAGCATTTATTGGGGCTGAAGAGGAAGGGACGATTCCTTTATATGTCCAGTTTCTAGCTGCTGAAGTGGGGATAGAAATGCTTAGGATGGCAGCCATTCACACGCCTAATGCTTTAGCAACCGCATTAGGCTTAGTAGCCGCTCTATTAATTGGAGAAGTTGCAATAAATGTAGGTTTGTTCTCACCTGAAGTTGTTCTTTATTTAGCAGTAGCGGCTGTAGGAACATTTGCTACACCTAGCTATGAGATGAGCTTGGCCAATCGAATGATTCGGGTGGGATTATTAATCGCAACCGCAATATTTGGAGGACCTGGTCTAATAGTAGGATCAACAATTTGGCTGCTTATTCTTGTTCACTTGAAGCCACTTGGTACTCCTTATATGTGGCCGTTTATTCCATTCAACGTAAGCGCGTTAAGAGACGTACTGTTCCGTACGCCTATGCCATTAAAAAAACAACGACCTTCTGCTATTCATCCAAATGATCCGGACAGATAA
- a CDS encoding YueI family protein codes for MSEKIQDVIDRALYGNPETKPEERNLFLTTLLERIHLALTKKQVIHKGMYPEVVNMMKTKSNLHLYLNGHLNYSNYSNYIQEANKQGIRFTIVTPQKTTPFGLVLANESNAIDSVDPFIKDELYELEMEEQG; via the coding sequence ATGAGTGAAAAGATCCAAGACGTTATCGACCGTGCCTTATATGGAAACCCCGAGACCAAACCCGAAGAACGCAACCTGTTCTTAACTACACTTTTAGAACGCATTCATCTTGCTTTAACTAAAAAGCAAGTGATTCATAAAGGGATGTATCCAGAAGTCGTTAACATGATGAAGACTAAATCGAATTTACACTTATATTTAAATGGGCATTTAAATTACAGTAATTATTCCAACTATATTCAAGAAGCTAATAAACAAGGTATCCGTTTTACAATCGTAACCCCGCAAAAAACGACACCATTTGGGCTTGTTTTAGCGAATGAATCAAACGCCATAGATTCTGTTGACCCATTTATAAAAGATGAATTATATGAATTAGAGATGGAGGAGCAAGGATGA
- a CDS encoding YqgQ family protein translates to MYDLGKLLKRHGTIIYTRDRKLDLALMEDELRELYAMKLIDTKEFQEGLLILRKEKTNLN, encoded by the coding sequence ATGTATGATTTAGGAAAATTGTTAAAAAGACATGGAACGATTATTTATACACGTGACAGAAAGCTTGATCTTGCTTTAATGGAGGACGAGTTACGGGAACTGTATGCGATGAAGCTAATTGACACAAAAGAATTTCAAGAAGGTCTGCTCATCTTACGTAAAGAAAAAACAAACTTGAACTGA
- a CDS encoding ROK family glucokinase, which yields MGKKWYVGADIGGTTIKLAFVSDAGEIVTKWEIPTNKKDAGKHITTDIAHSIEQKVKDLGFTREVLLSIGVGAPGFINMETGFIYQAVNIGWVDFPLKEQLEAETGLPVTVDNDANIAALGEMWTGAGEGAKDLLCVTLGTGVGGGVILNGNIQHGVNGMAGEIGHYTSLAEGGAPCNCGKTGCLETISSATGIARLAVEGIHLYPDSGLNSVYQTNNSITAKDVFDAAKEGDEFAEKVVTEVCFHLGLALANLANALNPEKIVLGGGVSKAGDLLLKPLKKQFERFALGRVAEGCEFKIATLGNDAGVIGGAWLAKQK from the coding sequence ATGGGAAAAAAATGGTATGTAGGTGCTGATATTGGGGGAACAACAATCAAGTTAGCATTTGTTTCTGACGCAGGAGAAATCGTAACAAAGTGGGAAATACCAACGAATAAAAAAGATGCTGGAAAGCACATTACTACAGATATAGCACATTCAATTGAGCAGAAAGTAAAGGATTTAGGGTTTACTCGTGAAGTACTATTATCAATAGGTGTCGGAGCGCCAGGTTTCATTAATATGGAAACAGGTTTTATTTATCAGGCGGTTAATATTGGATGGGTGGACTTTCCATTAAAAGAACAGTTAGAAGCCGAGACAGGTTTACCCGTAACCGTTGATAACGATGCTAACATTGCTGCTCTTGGAGAAATGTGGACAGGAGCTGGAGAAGGGGCAAAAGATCTCCTTTGCGTCACGTTAGGAACTGGAGTTGGCGGTGGTGTAATCTTAAATGGGAACATTCAACATGGTGTTAATGGAATGGCAGGAGAAATTGGTCATTATACATCTCTTGCTGAAGGAGGTGCTCCTTGTAATTGCGGGAAAACGGGTTGTTTAGAAACGATCTCGTCTGCAACGGGAATCGCTAGGTTAGCCGTTGAAGGAATTCATTTATACCCTGATAGTGGCCTAAATAGTGTCTACCAAACGAATAACTCTATTACAGCAAAAGACGTTTTTGATGCTGCAAAAGAAGGAGATGAGTTTGCAGAAAAAGTAGTTACAGAAGTTTGCTTTCATCTAGGCTTAGCACTAGCAAACCTCGCTAATGCTCTTAATCCGGAGAAAATCGTTTTAGGCGGTGGTGTGTCAAAGGCAGGGGATTTACTTCTAAAGCCTTTGAAAAAACAATTTGAACGATTTGCTTTAGGAAGAGTTGCAGAAGGTTGCGAATTTAAAATTGCTACATTAGGAAACGATGCAGGTGTGATCGGTGGGGCTTGGCTAGCAAAGCAAAAGTAA
- the aspA gene encoding aspartate ammonia-lyase produces MSEQYRTERDLLGEKQVPIEAYYGIQTMRARENFPITGYPPHPELIRAFGFVKKAAAMANRDVGVLQVNIADAIIEAAEEVIDGKLNQHFIVDAIQGGAGTSFNMNANEVIANRAIELLGGKKGEYMRVSPNTHVNMAQSTNDAFPTAIHISALRLADGLTKELDALIEVLKKKEKEFDDVLKMGRTHLQDAVPIRLGQEFGAYRRVLTRDFGRIKRSVDHLYEVNMGATAVGTGLNAKPEYIAKVSTYLADITGYPFKTAEDLVDATQNTDAYTELSSSLKITAINLSKIANDLRLMSSGPRTGLNEINLPSRQPGSSIMPGKVNPVMCEVINQISFQVIGNDHTISLASEAGQLELNVMEPVLVFNLLQSLSILQNGIRVFKDYAIEGLTANIERCRELVEKSVGIVTAINPHVGYEVASRVAKEAIQSDRPVREICLERGILTEEELNEILDPKEMTNPGIAGARFIQG; encoded by the coding sequence ATGTCAGAACAATATAGAACGGAACGAGATCTACTAGGTGAAAAACAAGTTCCTATAGAAGCGTACTATGGAATTCAAACAATGCGGGCTCGGGAGAACTTCCCAATTACAGGTTATCCTCCACACCCTGAATTAATTCGTGCTTTTGGCTTCGTTAAAAAAGCTGCTGCAATGGCTAATCGAGATGTAGGAGTCTTACAAGTTAATATTGCTGATGCCATTATTGAAGCAGCAGAAGAAGTGATTGATGGTAAGTTAAATCAACATTTTATCGTCGATGCCATTCAAGGTGGAGCTGGAACTTCATTTAACATGAATGCCAATGAAGTGATTGCCAATCGTGCGATTGAGCTGTTAGGTGGAAAAAAAGGAGAGTATATGCGTGTTAGTCCAAATACGCATGTAAATATGGCACAATCAACAAACGATGCTTTTCCAACAGCTATTCATATTTCTGCATTAAGGTTAGCCGATGGATTAACAAAAGAATTAGATGCATTAATCGAAGTACTGAAGAAGAAGGAAAAAGAATTTGATGATGTATTAAAAATGGGGAGAACGCATTTACAGGATGCAGTGCCTATCCGATTAGGGCAGGAATTTGGTGCGTATCGTCGAGTGCTGACAAGAGACTTTGGGCGAATTAAACGCTCTGTTGATCATTTATATGAGGTCAATATGGGAGCGACAGCAGTTGGAACAGGATTAAATGCAAAGCCAGAGTATATTGCAAAAGTTTCTACTTATTTAGCGGATATAACAGGCTACCCATTTAAGACCGCTGAAGATCTAGTAGATGCTACACAAAACACTGATGCCTATACAGAATTATCAAGTTCATTAAAGATTACGGCTATCAATTTATCTAAAATTGCAAATGATTTGAGGCTTATGAGTTCAGGGCCGCGAACAGGTCTCAATGAAATAAATCTGCCTTCACGTCAACCAGGCTCATCAATCATGCCAGGAAAGGTGAACCCGGTAATGTGTGAGGTAATTAATCAAATTTCATTCCAAGTGATTGGTAACGATCATACGATCAGCCTGGCTTCTGAGGCTGGGCAACTCGAACTAAATGTTATGGAGCCTGTTCTAGTTTTCAATTTATTGCAATCACTTTCCATTCTACAAAATGGTATTCGTGTATTTAAAGATTATGCAATCGAAGGGTTAACAGCTAATATTGAGCGTTGTCGCGAGTTAGTGGAAAAAAGTGTGGGTATTGTTACAGCGATAAATCCTCATGTTGGTTATGAAGTAGCTTCAAGAGTTGCAAAAGAAGCGATTCAATCTGATCGTCCTGTTAGGGAGATTTGTTTGGAGAGAGGAATTCTTACAGAAGAAGAATTGAATGAAATACTAGATCCAAAAGAAATGACGAACCCTGGTATAGCAGGTGCTCGCTTTATTCAAGGATAA
- the thiE gene encoding thiamine phosphate synthase gives MKDFKLYAITGEEFHPGRDLVEVMEEAILGGVDIIQLRDKNSSKREVLRKAQALRELTKKYGVTFIVNDHIDVALAVDADGIHIGQDDLPLSEARKIVGNKIIGISTHKIEEAREAEVGGADYIGVGPIFHTNSKVDVVDPVTTTYIKQVASEITIPFVAIGGIKLHNVDQVLQAGATRVCMISEIVGAEDVKAVCEKFTKILDGKGE, from the coding sequence ATGAAAGATTTTAAGTTATATGCAATAACAGGGGAAGAATTTCATCCTGGACGTGATTTAGTTGAGGTAATGGAGGAGGCAATCCTTGGAGGAGTTGATATCATTCAGCTTCGTGATAAAAATAGCAGCAAAAGAGAAGTCCTTAGAAAGGCACAAGCTCTAAGAGAACTCACTAAAAAATACGGGGTAACATTTATAGTGAATGACCATATAGATGTCGCTCTTGCAGTTGATGCTGATGGAATTCATATCGGTCAGGATGATTTACCACTTAGTGAAGCGAGAAAGATCGTCGGAAATAAAATCATTGGGATTTCTACACACAAAATAGAAGAAGCACGTGAGGCAGAAGTTGGAGGTGCTGACTATATTGGAGTGGGACCGATATTTCATACAAATAGTAAAGTTGACGTCGTAGATCCCGTTACAACCACTTATATAAAACAAGTTGCTTCTGAAATTACGATTCCGTTTGTAGCGATAGGTGGAATCAAGCTTCATAATGTTGACCAAGTATTACAAGCTGGTGCAACGAGAGTTTGTATGATAAGTGAAATTGTTGGAGCTGAAGACGTAAAAGCAGTTTGTGAGAAGTTTACAAAGATATTAGATGGTAAAGGAGAATAA
- the thiS gene encoding sulfur carrier protein ThiS, which translates to MLLLINGEEHQLDVVTLEDVVTHFSLEPHLVVTEVDGMIVERASWGETKLTDRMKIELVQFVGGG; encoded by the coding sequence ATGCTTTTATTGATTAATGGTGAGGAGCATCAATTAGACGTAGTCACTCTTGAAGATGTAGTTACACACTTTAGCCTCGAGCCTCATTTAGTTGTTACAGAAGTGGATGGGATGATTGTTGAAAGAGCTAGCTGGGGTGAGACTAAGTTAACAGACCGAATGAAAATTGAATTAGTCCAATTCGTTGGTGGGGGATGA
- a CDS encoding thiazole synthase, whose product MRNKKLTIAGKELSSRFFLGTGRYPNPFVQNEAIKASEAEVLTFAIRRVNLGAPNEDAILQHLEGMSFTYLPNTSGATTAEEAIRIARLARASGLSDWIKVEISADEKTLLPDPIETLKATETLAKEGFVVLPYTSDDPILCRRLEEAGAAAVMPGGAPIGTGLGILNPYNLELIVEQANVPIIVDAGLGSAMDVAQAMELGADGVLMNTPVAKAKDPVKMASAMKHAIEAGRLSYEAGRIPKKKYATASSGFASFVSK is encoded by the coding sequence ATGAGAAATAAGAAATTAACAATAGCTGGAAAAGAATTATCATCGCGCTTTTTCCTAGGTACAGGTAGGTATCCAAATCCATTTGTACAAAATGAGGCGATTAAGGCTTCTGAAGCAGAAGTACTAACCTTTGCTATTCGTCGGGTAAATTTAGGTGCTCCCAATGAAGATGCAATTCTACAGCATTTAGAAGGAATGTCCTTCACGTATCTTCCTAATACATCAGGGGCGACAACAGCAGAAGAAGCGATTAGAATCGCTAGGCTTGCAAGAGCTTCTGGATTGAGTGATTGGATCAAAGTGGAGATTAGCGCAGATGAAAAAACACTCTTACCAGATCCAATTGAAACGTTAAAGGCGACTGAAACACTGGCGAAAGAGGGATTTGTCGTATTACCTTATACATCAGATGATCCGATTTTATGTAGACGGTTAGAAGAAGCTGGAGCAGCTGCTGTTATGCCAGGAGGAGCGCCAATCGGAACCGGGTTAGGAATTCTTAATCCCTATAACCTAGAATTAATTGTTGAACAAGCGAATGTACCTATTATTGTCGATGCTGGACTAGGGTCAGCAATGGATGTTGCTCAAGCTATGGAACTAGGGGCAGATGGGGTATTAATGAACACGCCAGTAGCAAAAGCAAAGGATCCAGTTAAAATGGCCAGTGCTATGAAACATGCGATCGAGGCAGGACGCCTATCATATGAAGCAGGTAGAATTCCTAAGAAAAAATATGCGACCGCAAGTAGTGGGTTTGCTTCTTTTGTTTCCAAATAG
- the thiO gene encoding glycine oxidase ThiO, with protein MQERVLILGGGVIGLATAFELSKRNYNVTILEKTTCGGQASGAAAGMLAPFSEIGEDPDDFFQLCLDSLRMYKQWQAEVKEVSKVDFEFSESGSLHAVYHDADVLALETRQSWQREWGAEAELISGDRLWKMEPELSRNVKAAMYYPEESHVFAPDYVKALEAACRLNGVTVVEKLEHVDVVDWKETITVRAQSGQQFTGDRLVVCSGAWSGELEEIFGIRIPVYPIRGQICAYSTSIERIKHIVYTSQGYLVPKANGTLVNGASEDIAGFQTDVTEKGIARLTNWNKLVFPFLEKETPFHTWAGLRPATQDGFPLIGKLSEGSQVVFATGHYRNGILLSPITAVAVANLLDGKHEYQPLQSCIPERFS; from the coding sequence GTGCAAGAACGAGTGCTCATTCTTGGAGGTGGAGTTATTGGACTTGCGACAGCGTTTGAGCTGAGCAAGCGCAATTACAACGTTACGATTTTAGAGAAAACAACTTGCGGAGGACAAGCTTCAGGAGCAGCAGCAGGTATGCTCGCTCCTTTCTCGGAGATCGGAGAGGATCCTGATGATTTCTTTCAATTATGTTTAGATAGTTTACGAATGTATAAACAATGGCAAGCTGAAGTAAAAGAAGTGTCTAAAGTAGATTTTGAGTTTTCTGAGAGCGGTAGTCTCCATGCCGTTTATCATGATGCTGACGTACTTGCGTTGGAAACGAGACAATCATGGCAGCGTGAATGGGGAGCAGAAGCAGAATTAATTAGCGGAGATCGATTATGGAAAATGGAACCCGAACTTTCTAGAAATGTGAAAGCGGCCATGTATTATCCAGAAGAGAGCCATGTCTTTGCTCCTGATTATGTCAAGGCTCTCGAAGCAGCTTGTCGGCTTAATGGTGTTACCGTCGTTGAGAAACTTGAACATGTAGACGTGGTCGATTGGAAGGAAACCATTACAGTACGCGCTCAAAGTGGCCAACAATTCACTGGGGATAGGTTGGTTGTCTGTTCTGGCGCATGGTCTGGAGAATTAGAAGAGATATTTGGCATTCGAATTCCGGTTTATCCAATCAGAGGCCAAATTTGTGCATATAGTACGTCAATTGAACGTATTAAACATATTGTTTACACAAGCCAAGGTTATTTAGTGCCAAAAGCAAATGGAACATTAGTAAACGGGGCATCTGAAGATATTGCCGGTTTTCAAACAGATGTTACGGAAAAAGGAATTGCTCGGTTGACCAATTGGAATAAGCTTGTGTTTCCATTCTTAGAAAAAGAAACTCCATTTCATACATGGGCAGGATTACGTCCAGCAACTCAAGATGGATTTCCTTTGATTGGAAAGCTAAGCGAGGGATCTCAAGTAGTGTTTGCAACAGGACATTACCGAAATGGAATTCTTCTTAGCCCAATCACAGCTGTTGCTGTAGCTAACCTTCTGGATGGTAAACATGAATATCAACCGCTTCAATCATGTATTCCCGAGAGGTTTTCGTAA
- the thiD gene encoding bifunctional hydroxymethylpyrimidine kinase/phosphomethylpyrimidine kinase: MPIAKALTIAGSDSGGGAGIQADLKTFQELDAFGMSVITALTAQNTLGVHGVFPQTLEAIEAQLEAVLSDIGADAVKTGMLFSPEIISLVAQKLTEYKVSNIVVDPVMIAKGGASLLQEEAIRALIDDLLPIATVITPNLPEAAKILGIEEMKTLDEMKEAAINLHKLGPKYVVLKGGHLMNGPAIDLLFDGETIYELRTERIETTHTHGTGCTFAAAIAAELAKGSSIKSAVETAKAFITAAITSSLAIGGGIGPTNHSAYRRLREE, encoded by the coding sequence TTGCCTATTGCTAAAGCGTTAACGATTGCTGGTTCAGACAGTGGAGGCGGAGCTGGCATTCAAGCTGATTTAAAGACTTTTCAAGAACTTGATGCATTTGGAATGAGCGTCATTACAGCTTTAACCGCACAAAATACATTAGGTGTTCATGGGGTTTTCCCACAAACACTTGAAGCGATTGAAGCTCAGTTAGAGGCTGTATTATCAGATATTGGAGCGGATGCTGTGAAGACAGGAATGTTATTCTCTCCTGAGATTATTTCGCTTGTTGCCCAAAAATTAACAGAGTATAAAGTGAGCAATATAGTAGTAGATCCTGTAATGATTGCTAAGGGTGGAGCATCGTTATTACAAGAAGAGGCTATCCGAGCACTTATAGACGATCTTCTTCCAATTGCAACTGTGATTACTCCTAATTTACCAGAAGCCGCCAAGATTCTTGGAATAGAAGAAATGAAGACCTTGGATGAGATGAAAGAAGCTGCAATTAATCTTCATAAACTTGGTCCGAAATATGTTGTTTTAAAGGGTGGTCATCTCATGAATGGACCAGCTATCGATTTGTTATTTGATGGAGAAACAATTTATGAACTTAGAACAGAACGGATTGAAACTACACACACACATGGGACAGGATGTACTTTTGCTGCCGCCATTGCTGCCGAATTGGCTAAAGGATCTTCTATTAAATCTGCGGTAGAAACAGCAAAAGCATTTATCACGGCTGCCATTACTTCATCTCTTGCAATCGGAGGAGGGATTGGTCCTACTAATCACTCTGCTTATCGCCGTTTAAGAGAGGAATAA
- a CDS encoding MTH1187 family thiamine-binding protein, with translation MAIVDITVIPIGTETPSVSKYVAEIQQVLKTYEGKVTYKLTPMSTLIEGELSDLWEVIQVIHEVPFKHGLERVATNIRIDDRRDKKATMSGKLEAVEAHLKEANSTSNTE, from the coding sequence ATGGCAATTGTTGACATCACTGTTATTCCAATTGGAACAGAAACACCAAGTGTAAGCAAATATGTAGCAGAGATTCAACAAGTTTTAAAGACTTACGAAGGAAAAGTTACATACAAACTCACACCAATGAGTACTTTAATTGAAGGAGAATTATCTGATTTGTGGGAGGTCATCCAAGTCATTCATGAAGTCCCATTTAAACACGGGCTTGAGAGAGTGGCAACAAATATTAGGATTGATGATCGAAGAGATAAAAAAGCAACGATGTCAGGAAAACTTGAAGCTGTTGAGGCTCATTTAAAAGAAGCCAATTCAACATCAAATACTGAATAG
- a CDS encoding GNAT family N-acetyltransferase, translating to MNVEIVKTEKQLDDAFTVRTEVFVEEQKVPMEEEIDQFEKEATHFVIYDKEHAPIGAGRLRSVDGYGKIERICIVKSQRGTGVGRILMKKIEEIAKQQGATKLKLNAQIQAQPFYQKLGYETVSNEFLDAGIPHVTMTKSIS from the coding sequence ATGAATGTTGAAATTGTCAAAACAGAAAAACAACTGGATGATGCCTTTACAGTTCGAACAGAAGTCTTTGTAGAGGAGCAAAAAGTACCTATGGAAGAGGAAATAGATCAATTTGAGAAAGAAGCTACTCACTTTGTCATCTATGACAAAGAACATGCTCCCATTGGTGCAGGTCGCCTTCGTTCTGTTGACGGATATGGTAAGATTGAAAGAATATGTATTGTCAAAAGTCAGCGTGGAACTGGTGTTGGCCGTATTCTCATGAAAAAAATTGAAGAAATCGCCAAGCAACAAGGAGCCACGAAACTTAAGTTAAATGCCCAAATACAAGCACAACCTTTTTATCAGAAGTTAGGTTATGAAACAGTTTCTAATGAGTTTCTCGATGCTGGAATTCCTCATGTTACGATGACAAAAAGCATTTCGTAA